Proteins encoded by one window of Flexibacter flexilis DSM 6793:
- a CDS encoding DUF3108 domain-containing protein yields the protein MKSIFRKNIVMSFFLLCLALPALAQRTNIPLGFGEELNFRVHYGFINAGEATIRVADNYYNINDKYCYRMEVFGRSTGAFERVLRIRDTWASYMDTSAFLPQKAFRNIEEGKYRQRDETFFDYDQKIARIEEADEKTKVVNLGLGRVMDMVSGYAYLRFISYDKLKINDTIKVSGMHEDKIYKMKIVYRGKARVKTKFGKVYAHVISPVMPENKLFDGENSIRVWLSDDGNKIPLKIQADMFVGAVEVDLKGYKNLRFPTTLKASGEED from the coding sequence ATGAAAAGTATATTTCGTAAAAATATTGTTATGTCGTTTTTTTTGCTGTGTTTGGCCTTGCCAGCTTTAGCGCAGCGCACTAACATTCCTTTGGGTTTTGGGGAAGAACTGAATTTTCGCGTACACTATGGATTCATCAATGCAGGTGAGGCCACTATCCGAGTTGCCGACAATTATTATAACATCAACGACAAGTATTGCTACCGAATGGAAGTGTTTGGACGTTCTACGGGAGCATTTGAACGTGTGTTGCGCATACGCGATACGTGGGCTTCGTATATGGACACGTCGGCTTTTTTGCCACAAAAGGCTTTTCGTAATATAGAGGAAGGAAAATACCGCCAACGCGACGAAACTTTTTTTGATTACGACCAAAAAATAGCCCGAATCGAGGAGGCCGACGAAAAAACGAAGGTTGTGAATCTGGGGCTTGGCCGCGTAATGGACATGGTGAGTGGCTATGCGTACCTAAGGTTTATTAGCTACGACAAACTCAAAATCAACGATACTATCAAGGTGTCTGGGATGCATGAGGACAAAATTTATAAAATGAAAATCGTGTATCGTGGAAAAGCGCGTGTGAAAACCAAATTCGGGAAAGTATATGCGCATGTAATTTCGCCTGTAATGCCCGAAAATAAATTATTTGATGGCGAAAACTCGATTCGGGTTTGGCTCTCGGACGATGGCAACAAAATTCCACTCAAAATACAAGCGGATATGTTTGTGGGTGCGGTGGAAGTGGATTTGAAAGGTTATAAAAATCTAAGATTCCCGACCACGCTCAAAGCCTCAGGCGAAGAAGACTAA
- a CDS encoding LIC_13387 family protein, whose protein sequence is MKTITDNSLVNSVKAVWLVRGAAGCLLFFALGHSIGHFTRHQVADPQAQAVLLQMMTHKFDMFGQMRSYDENYTGMSLNLIFTLLAFAVLLLVIAKHLQAAPQMSKLLLAVVGLCVAGFAATSFMYFFPVPAFSCVGACVCIVLAIRQLPS, encoded by the coding sequence ATGAAAACAATAACGGATAACTCATTGGTAAACAGTGTAAAAGCTGTATGGTTGGTGCGCGGTGCGGCGGGCTGTTTGCTGTTTTTTGCGTTGGGACATAGCATCGGGCATTTTACGCGCCATCAAGTAGCTGACCCGCAGGCGCAAGCCGTATTGCTGCAAATGATGACGCACAAATTTGATATGTTCGGGCAGATGCGCAGCTACGACGAAAATTATACGGGCATGAGCCTGAACCTAATTTTTACTTTGTTGGCTTTTGCGGTATTGTTGCTGGTTATTGCCAAGCATTTGCAGGCGGCACCTCAAATGTCTAAACTGCTGCTGGCGGTGGTGGGTTTGTGTGTGGCGGGTTTTGCCGCGACGAGTTTTATGTATTTTTTCCCAGTTCCTGCATTTTCGTGCGTGGGGGCTTGTGTTTGTATTGTATTGGCAATAAGACAATTACCTTCTTAG
- a CDS encoding DUF6597 domain-containing transcriptional factor produces MILKHICPRPELRDFIDTFWVFEADFGVPVTDSRIIAPNGKAKFIYPYTNALATIDNGVLTSYPEQDIFFIGIWDKPVTLTSTAQVTGTIGIELSPSGLHRFTDFAAFEIVNQIYSFADVYGGRGRQLIERLRNTPNVTEKVELLQLFLVGLLEKSRHNSLIDYSVQLIHGSAGLLTIGDLVEKTGYSKRYIDLLFREYVGISPKTLSAISRFQRFYYSWANAQMTNFYAENLYEHYYDQAHFIKEFKKFTGHAPKQYANLPNDFGKIFYRSAP; encoded by the coding sequence ATGATACTCAAACACATTTGTCCGCGTCCCGAATTGCGCGATTTTATAGACACTTTTTGGGTTTTTGAAGCTGATTTTGGCGTTCCCGTGACCGACAGCCGCATTATTGCGCCCAACGGCAAAGCAAAATTTATTTATCCGTACACCAACGCACTGGCTACTATCGACAACGGCGTACTGACAAGTTATCCCGAACAAGACATTTTTTTTATTGGAATTTGGGACAAACCCGTTACGCTGACCTCTACGGCGCAAGTAACGGGCACTATTGGCATAGAATTGAGTCCCAGTGGCTTGCACCGATTCACTGATTTTGCGGCCTTTGAAATTGTAAATCAGATATACAGCTTCGCGGATGTGTATGGCGGTCGTGGTCGGCAACTAATCGAACGACTGCGCAATACGCCCAACGTAACCGAAAAAGTGGAGCTGCTACAACTGTTTTTGGTGGGTTTGTTGGAAAAAAGTCGCCATAATTCGTTGATAGATTATTCCGTGCAACTCATTCACGGCAGCGCGGGTTTGCTTACGATCGGGGATTTGGTAGAAAAAACGGGCTATTCCAAACGTTACATTGACTTGCTTTTTAGGGAATACGTTGGCATTTCGCCCAAAACGCTGTCGGCTATTTCGCGGTTTCAGCGGTTTTATTATAGTTGGGCCAATGCCCAGATGACTAATTTTTATGCCGAAAATCTGTACGAACATTATTACGACCAAGCGCATTTTATCAAAGAATTTAAAAAGTTTACAGGCCACGCGCCCAAGCAATACGCCAATTTGCCTAATGATTTTGGCAAGATTTTTTATCGTTCCGCGCCCTGA
- the rpe gene encoding ribulose-phosphate 3-epimerase, with protein MPLIAPSVLAADFANLQAETQMLNASTADWIHVDIMDGVFVPNISFGLPVTAAIAKHATKPLDVHLMIQQPERYLEAFRDAGANVLSVHYEACPHLHRTLQQIKDLGCKAGIALNPHTPVSLLSDILPMADVVCLMSVNPGFGGQKFIEHTYAKVRALKAMIQEAGCATLIEIDGGVGQGNAKALVEAGADVLVAGSSVFAAANPAAAIEALKNI; from the coding sequence ATGCCTCTTATTGCTCCGTCGGTATTAGCCGCAGATTTTGCCAACCTTCAGGCCGAAACCCAAATGCTCAACGCCAGTACTGCCGACTGGATTCACGTGGACATTATGGACGGCGTTTTTGTGCCTAATATTTCGTTTGGGCTACCCGTTACGGCGGCCATTGCCAAGCACGCTACCAAGCCGCTGGACGTGCACCTGATGATTCAGCAACCCGAACGCTATTTGGAGGCTTTCCGCGATGCTGGCGCAAATGTGCTTTCTGTGCATTACGAAGCGTGTCCGCATTTGCACCGCACTTTGCAGCAAATCAAAGACTTAGGTTGCAAAGCGGGTATCGCACTTAATCCGCATACACCCGTGTCGTTGTTGTCGGATATTTTGCCGATGGCCGATGTAGTTTGCCTCATGTCCGTAAACCCTGGTTTTGGTGGCCAAAAATTCATTGAGCATACTTACGCGAAAGTGCGTGCGCTCAAAGCCATGATACAAGAGGCGGGTTGCGCTACGCTTATCGAAATAGATGGCGGTGTGGGGCAAGGCAACGCCAAAGCGTTGGTAGAGGCGGGTGCAGATGTGCTCGTGGCTGGAAGTTCGGTGTTTGCGGCGGCCAATCCTGCGGCGGCTATCGAAGCTCTCAAAAATATTTAG
- a CDS encoding sodium:solute symporter, which produces MNPIVILSIIICYFLGLFVISIFTSKGADNASFFSANKEAKWYLVAFGMIGTSLSGVTFISVPGQVGVTQWSYLQVVFGYLLGYLVVGGVLMPLYYRLNLISIYTYLEQRFGFWSYKTGAFFFLLSRSIGSAARFYLVINVLQFAVFAPLGLPFWLTVVLAISLIWLYTFKGGMKTIIWTDTLQSLFMLLSVGISIYLIADTLGQSLPQLLNSVNESAYSKIFFFDDVNSRDFFPKQFFSGMFITIVMTGLDQDLMQKNLTCKNIGEAQKNMFWFSLTLVFVNVLFMILGAALYMYAQAKGVAIPAKTDQLFPMLALQHFSPIAGIVFILGIIAATYASTDSALTALTTSFCIDMLDFNKKTDEQQKERLRLRTHIGFSVLLLVIVLLFDVYNNENLITAIFKIAGYTYGPLLGLYAFGLFTKQAVKDKAVPVVCVLSPLICWQLNTHSEAWFSGYKFGFELLIINGLITFVGLWFLRKNENQ; this is translated from the coding sequence ATGAACCCTATTGTTATCCTCAGTATTATTATTTGCTACTTTTTGGGATTGTTTGTTATCTCCATTTTCACATCCAAAGGTGCGGACAATGCCTCTTTTTTTAGTGCCAACAAAGAAGCCAAATGGTATTTGGTGGCTTTCGGAATGATTGGTACGTCACTTTCGGGCGTAACGTTTATTTCCGTGCCTGGGCAAGTGGGCGTAACGCAATGGTCGTATTTGCAAGTGGTGTTTGGTTATTTGCTGGGCTATTTGGTGGTGGGAGGCGTGCTGATGCCGCTGTATTATCGCCTCAATCTCATTTCGATTTATACTTATTTGGAACAACGCTTTGGTTTTTGGTCGTACAAAACGGGGGCGTTTTTCTTTTTGCTGTCGCGTTCGATTGGTTCGGCGGCACGTTTTTATTTGGTAATCAATGTATTGCAGTTTGCCGTTTTTGCGCCGTTGGGTTTGCCGTTTTGGCTTACGGTGGTGTTGGCTATCAGCCTGATTTGGCTCTACACCTTCAAAGGCGGCATGAAAACAATTATCTGGACGGACACGCTCCAATCGCTTTTTATGCTCTTGTCGGTGGGAATCAGCATTTATTTGATTGCCGACACGCTTGGCCAGTCGCTGCCGCAATTGCTGAATAGTGTAAACGAAAGTGCTTATTCCAAAATCTTCTTTTTTGATGATGTGAACAGCCGCGATTTTTTCCCAAAACAATTCTTTTCGGGAATGTTTATCACGATTGTAATGACTGGCCTTGACCAAGATTTGATGCAAAAAAACCTGACTTGCAAAAATATCGGCGAAGCCCAAAAAAACATGTTTTGGTTTAGCCTGACGCTGGTTTTCGTGAATGTATTGTTCATGATTTTGGGCGCGGCTTTGTACATGTACGCGCAGGCCAAAGGCGTGGCGATTCCTGCCAAAACCGACCAACTTTTCCCGATGTTGGCTTTGCAGCACTTTAGCCCGATAGCGGGCATCGTGTTTATTTTGGGCATTATTGCGGCCACGTATGCCAGTACTGACAGTGCCCTGACGGCTTTAACCACGTCGTTTTGTATTGATATGCTGGATTTTAATAAAAAAACAGACGAGCAGCAAAAAGAGCGTTTGCGCCTGCGGACACACATCGGGTTTTCGGTGTTGCTGCTGGTTATCGTTTTGCTTTTTGATGTGTATAACAATGAAAATTTGATTACGGCCATTTTCAAAATTGCGGGCTACACTTATGGGCCTTTGTTGGGGTTGTATGCGTTTGGGCTTTTTACCAAACAAGCCGTAAAAGACAAGGCTGTGCCTGTGGTGTGTGTGCTTTCGCCGTTGATTTGTTGGCAGCTCAACACGCATTCGGAAGCGTGGTTTTCGGGCTATAAATTTGGTTTTGAATTGCTCATTATCAATGGTTTAATTACGTTTGTGGGCTTGTGGTTTTTGCGTAAAAATGAAAACCAATAA
- the ispG gene encoding (E)-4-hydroxy-3-methylbut-2-enyl-diphosphate synthase yields MNKTNLAAAWQYCESLTAYHRRLTQEVKIGDVPMGAHHPIRVQSMTTVDTMDTAGSVAQCIRMIEAGCEYIRITAPSLKEAENLGNIKAELRRMGYNTPLVADIHFTPNAAELAARLVEKVRINPGNYADKKRFETIDYTDATYAAELERIRERFVPLVNICKEYGTAMRIGTNHGSLSDRILSRYGDTPLGMVESALEFLRICEAENYYNIVISMKASNTQVMVQAYRLLVQKLAEENLKPYPLHLGVTEAGEGEDGRIKSAVGIGTLLEDGLGDTIRVSLTEEPELEIPVARALADRYTQRAAQAAAIPSIDESPINPFQHIRRHTREVLNIGGGNVPRVVTDISQIAGLTMDDLKVAGHFYLPALDKWKLNDLGADYLYSGQNPVPFMLANGSKEILDYGTWLNAADKVNKFPLFDPKTYFEASQKHEQLNFIKFSLAELNADLATALQQDKTLVAVAETANAHAMPELRRLFVELMQRGIDVPVITARGFAHLPDDEFQLYAATDVGGLLIDGLGDGAMIRMRPETNEKTEALEIAKNCNNTAFGILQAARTRMSKAEYISCPSCGRTLFDLQETTAMIRKRTDHLKGIKIGIMGCIVNGPGEMADADYGYVGVGKGKIALYRGQDVVKKAVPAENAVDELIEIIREDGKWISPEALEE; encoded by the coding sequence ATGAATAAAACAAATTTGGCTGCCGCGTGGCAGTATTGTGAAAGCCTGACGGCTTATCATCGCCGCCTTACGCAAGAAGTAAAAATCGGAGATGTACCGATGGGTGCACATCACCCTATCCGCGTGCAGTCCATGACCACGGTGGACACCATGGACACGGCGGGTTCGGTGGCGCAATGTATCCGCATGATTGAGGCAGGTTGCGAGTATATCCGCATCACTGCACCGAGCCTGAAAGAAGCCGAAAATTTGGGCAACATCAAAGCCGAGTTGCGCCGCATGGGTTATAACACGCCGTTGGTGGCCGACATTCACTTTACGCCCAACGCCGCCGAATTGGCTGCCCGATTGGTGGAAAAAGTTCGTATTAACCCTGGCAATTACGCTGATAAAAAACGTTTTGAAACCATAGATTACACTGATGCCACTTACGCCGCTGAACTGGAACGCATCAGAGAGCGTTTTGTGCCGCTGGTCAATATTTGCAAAGAATATGGCACGGCCATGCGCATCGGGACAAATCACGGTTCACTTTCGGACAGAATTTTGAGTCGCTACGGCGATACACCACTGGGTATGGTGGAAAGTGCGTTGGAGTTTTTGAGAATTTGCGAAGCTGAAAACTACTATAACATTGTTATTTCCATGAAAGCCAGCAACACGCAAGTAATGGTGCAGGCTTACAGACTTTTGGTGCAAAAGTTGGCGGAAGAAAATCTAAAACCTTATCCGTTGCATTTGGGCGTAACCGAAGCGGGTGAAGGCGAAGACGGTCGTATCAAATCGGCGGTTGGTATCGGTACATTACTGGAAGACGGACTAGGCGACACTATTCGCGTTTCGCTGACCGAAGAACCTGAATTGGAAATCCCTGTGGCGCGTGCTTTGGCCGACCGCTACACTCAACGCGCCGCGCAAGCTGCCGCCATTCCGAGCATCGACGAAAGCCCTATTAATCCGTTTCAGCATATACGCCGCCATACGCGCGAGGTTTTGAATATTGGGGGGGGAAATGTGCCGCGCGTTGTTACGGACATTAGCCAAATCGCTGGCCTTACGATGGACGATTTGAAAGTAGCAGGACATTTTTATTTGCCTGCCCTCGACAAATGGAAACTCAATGATTTGGGCGCAGATTATTTGTATTCGGGTCAAAATCCAGTGCCGTTTATGTTGGCCAATGGTTCTAAAGAAATTTTGGATTATGGCACTTGGCTCAATGCCGCCGACAAGGTCAATAAATTTCCCCTTTTTGACCCAAAAACATATTTTGAGGCTTCGCAAAAGCATGAGCAACTGAATTTTATCAAATTTTCTTTAGCAGAATTAAACGCGGATTTGGCAACGGCTTTGCAGCAAGATAAAACGCTGGTAGCGGTGGCCGAAACCGCCAACGCGCACGCCATGCCCGAATTGCGTCGCCTTTTCGTGGAGCTAATGCAACGCGGAATAGATGTGCCCGTAATTACGGCAAGAGGATTTGCGCATTTGCCAGACGATGAATTTCAACTTTACGCCGCCACCGACGTAGGCGGTTTGTTGATAGATGGTTTGGGCGATGGTGCAATGATTCGTATGCGCCCCGAAACCAACGAAAAAACGGAGGCTTTAGAAATTGCAAAAAATTGCAATAACACCGCTTTTGGCATTTTGCAGGCCGCCCGTACACGTATGTCTAAAGCGGAATATATTTCTTGTCCGTCGTGTGGCCGCACGCTGTTCGATTTGCAAGAAACTACGGCCATGATTCGCAAGCGTACCGACCACCTGAAAGGTATCAAAATCGGAATTATGGGCTGTATCGTGAATGGGCCGGGCGAAATGGCTGATGCGGATTACGGTTATGTGGGCGTGGGCAAAGGCAAAATTGCGCTGTACAGAGGCCAAGACGTAGTCAAAAAGGCTGTTCCTGCCGAAAATGCTGTGGACGAACTCATTGAGATTATCCGTGAAGATGGCAAATGGATTTCGCCAGAGGCATTGGAGGAATAA